In Rhodospirillum rubrum ATCC 11170, a genomic segment contains:
- a CDS encoding ABC transporter permease has translation MAAFRRYFRNPSAVLGLVLLIAVLGLALSADLLFPRDPLALAGRPLQWPLDNPRFWLGTDNSGRDIAAQIFHGARLSLVIGVVATSIAIALGVLVGALAGYYGGLVDDALMRITDAFQTLPNFLLLLLLIAVFGSRIETVVIAIGIVSWPAPARLTRAEFLSLRGREFVQAARLAGLRDLRLIFREILPNALPPIIVYASVVMATAILLESALAFLNLSDPNVSSWGNLIGQGRGVLRSEWYVSAIPGFAILLTVLAVSLVGQGLNDALNPRLADQ, from the coding sequence ATGGCCGCTTTTCGTCGCTATTTCCGCAATCCGTCGGCCGTGCTCGGGCTGGTCTTGCTGATCGCCGTCCTCGGTTTGGCGCTCAGCGCCGATCTGTTGTTCCCGCGCGATCCCCTGGCCCTGGCCGGACGGCCGCTGCAATGGCCGCTAGACAATCCCCGCTTCTGGCTGGGGACGGATAATTCGGGGCGCGATATCGCCGCCCAGATCTTCCATGGCGCCCGGCTGTCGCTGGTGATCGGCGTCGTCGCCACCTCGATCGCCATCGCGCTCGGCGTGCTGGTCGGCGCCCTGGCCGGCTATTACGGCGGGCTGGTCGATGACGCCCTGATGCGCATCACCGACGCCTTTCAGACCCTGCCGAATTTCCTGTTGCTGCTGCTGCTGATCGCGGTTTTCGGCTCGCGCATCGAAACCGTGGTGATCGCCATCGGCATCGTCTCGTGGCCGGCGCCGGCTAGGCTGACCCGGGCGGAGTTCCTGTCGCTGCGCGGGCGGGAATTCGTTCAGGCCGCCCGCCTTGCCGGCCTGCGCGACCTGCGGCTGATCTTCCGCGAGATCCTGCCCAACGCCCTGCCGCCGATCATCGTTTACGCCAGCGTGGTGATGGCGACGGCCATCTTGCTGGAAAGCGCGCTGGCCTTCCTTAATCTGTCTGACCCCAATGTGTCCTCGTGGGGCAATCTGATCGGCCAGGGCCGGGGGGTGCTGCGCAGCGAGTGGTATGTTTCGGCCATCCCCGGCTTTGCCATTCTTCTGACCGTTCTGGCGGTGTCGCTTGTCGGCCAGGGGCTGAACGACGCCCTTAACCCAAGGCTTGCCGACCAATGA